A window of Terriglobia bacterium genomic DNA:
GGATATCGATGGTCTGTCGGGCCGCCTGCAGATTTTGCTCCGGCTGGTTGGTGGCGGGGTCTGGAATCAGCCCCAGTTGAACCATGGCGGTTGAACTGAGCGACATCACCAGGGTCTCAAAGGTCATCTGAAAGGCTTCCGGAGGAGTTGGATCCTCGGGTGCCGTTCGTTGGTTCGCGGATACCTTGGCCTGCGGGGCTGTCACGTCTCCGATGGTTTCGCTGGATTCCGCCCTGGCCTCCCCTTCGGTAGTAAATTTTCTCTTGTCCGTGACCTTAAAGGTCCCCTCTTGTTCTGAATTTTGCATAACGGTCTCCTCG
This region includes:
- a CDS encoding DUF1844 domain-containing protein, producing the protein MTFETLVMSLSSTAMVQLGLIPDPATNQPEQNLQAARQTIDILEILQQKTKGNLDESESKLLDNILYELRMTFLEVNQSIQEPR